A window of the Fulvia fulva chromosome 11, complete sequence genome harbors these coding sequences:
- a CDS encoding Nuclease S1, protein MLSLPLTLLAIAPSAYAWGSLGHETVAYIASHYVKSHTKTWAQDILNDNTTSYLASVATWADSYRYTAAGAFSAPFHYIDAEDNPPSSCSVDYDRDCGTQGCSVSAIANYTTRVQSAELPDEEVNVALKFLVHFLGDSTQPLHDEAYEVGGNDVDVTFDDTDTNLHHIWDTNMPEKLRGGYSLT, encoded by the coding sequence ATGTTATCACTACCACTTACTCTTCTGGCCATCGCCCCGTCGGCATATGCTTGGGGCTCACTCGGACACGAAACCGTGGCATACATTGCCTCGCACTATGTAAAATCGCACACCAAGACTTGGGCCCAGGATATCCTCAACGATAATACAACTAGCTATCTTGCAAGCGTTGCCACCTGGGCTGACAGCTACCGATACACTGCTGCAGGAGCATTCTCCGCTCCCTTCCACTACATCGATGCCGAGGATAACCCACCATCAAGCTGCAGTGTCGACTATGACCGCGACTGTGGCACCCAGGGATGCTCCGTCTCTGCTATCGCCAATTACACCACAAGGGTGCAATCCGCTGAGTTGCCAGATGAGGAAGTCAATGTGGCTCTGAAGTTCCTGGTCCACTTTCTCGGGGACAGCACTCAACCACTCCATGACGAAGCGTACGAAGTGGGCGGCAATGATGTCGATGTTACCTTTGACGACACAGACACCAATCTGCACCACATTTGGGACACGAACATGCCGGAGAAGCTCCGTGGAGGCTATAGCTTGACTTAG